From the Flavobacterium galactosidilyticum genome, one window contains:
- a CDS encoding homogentisate 1,2-dioxygenase, which yields MPLYHKLGNIPQKRHTQFEKPDGGLYYEQLFGTEGFHGNSALLYHVHRPTQIKEITKSYSVEPKIAVGKNIKSLLLKGFELKPEVDFLDSRKAMLVNKDCTIGLAAPRKSLRNYFYKNADADEMIFIHKGKGKLRTMMGNIPFEYGDYLIIPRGIIYQIDFDTEENRLFYVESFAPFYTPKRYKNESGQHLEHSPFCERDFILPTELETHDEKGDFLIKMKKEGMIHEIIYATHPFDVVGWDGYNFPYGFSIHNFEPITGRVHQPPPVHQTFETSTFVVCSFVPRLYDYHPKSIPAPYNHSNIDSDEVLYYVDGDFMSRNNIEQGHITLHPKGIPHGPAPGAMERSIGHTETHELAVMVDTFRPLMVTEEAMGLDDGKYYKSWVEAP from the coding sequence ATGCCTTTATATCATAAATTGGGAAATATTCCCCAAAAAAGACACACACAATTCGAAAAACCTGACGGCGGCTTATACTATGAGCAATTGTTTGGAACAGAGGGATTTCACGGAAATTCCGCGTTGCTCTATCATGTACACAGACCAACACAAATCAAGGAAATTACAAAATCATATTCAGTTGAGCCAAAAATAGCTGTTGGTAAAAACATAAAATCCTTACTATTAAAAGGCTTTGAATTAAAACCTGAAGTTGATTTTCTAGACAGCCGCAAAGCAATGTTAGTCAATAAAGACTGTACTATAGGATTAGCAGCTCCGCGTAAATCTCTTCGTAATTATTTCTACAAAAATGCCGATGCTGATGAGATGATTTTCATCCATAAGGGTAAAGGAAAATTACGTACGATGATGGGAAATATCCCTTTTGAATACGGTGATTATTTGATTATTCCTCGTGGAATCATATACCAAATTGATTTTGACACAGAAGAAAATAGACTTTTCTATGTGGAGTCTTTCGCTCCTTTTTATACGCCAAAACGCTATAAAAACGAATCGGGGCAACATTTAGAACATTCTCCATTTTGTGAACGTGATTTTATTCTGCCAACAGAATTAGAAACACATGATGAAAAAGGTGATTTCTTGATTAAAATGAAGAAAGAAGGAATGATCCATGAAATAATTTATGCTACACATCCATTTGACGTAGTGGGTTGGGATGGCTATAATTTCCCGTATGGCTTCAGTATTCATAATTTCGAACCTATAACGGGTCGTGTGCACCAGCCGCCTCCAGTACATCAAACATTCGAAACTTCAACTTTTGTAGTGTGTTCGTTTGTCCCAAGACTGTACGATTACCATCCAAAATCGATTCCGGCTCCATATAATCATAGCAACATTGATAGTGATGAGGTTTTGTACTATGTTGATGGTGATTTTATGTCACGTAATAATATCGAGCAAGGTCATATTACTTTGCATCCAAAAGGCATTCCTCACGGACCAGCTCCTGGAGCAATGGAACGTAGCATTGGCCACACAGAAACTCATGAATTAGCGGTAATGGTAGATACTTTCCGTCCGTTGATGGTTACTGAAGAAGCGATGGGATTAGATGATGGTAAGTACTATAAGTCGTGGGTAGAAGCCCCCTAA
- a CDS encoding patatin-like phospholipase family protein, which translates to MSPFQLSVSSSLQKIFFSNKIKGASKVALFFDEKINLSASSLSTSIWGLNSVAKQLLHSIVYSLISIFFFSTSAFAQQQKKPKIGLVLSGGGAKGFAHIGVLKVLEEAGIKIDYIGGTSMGAVVGGLYASGYNAAQIDSIFQATDFTKLINDFIPRSSKNFYERRNEELYAIVLPFNKMKIGIPEALSKGMYNYNLLSRITRNVRHINDFNKLPIPFLCIGTNIENGKEVLLNKGNLAQAMIASSAFPSLFSPVEIDGEILVDGGVVNNYPIEEVRKLGADIIIGVDVQHDLLDRTQLKDATKILIQITNLHSTERMKKNVSNTDIYIRPDITQYSVISFDKGKEIITKGEEATFAVFEDLKKLVGESAPYKKPKLVLIPDSLKIKAIKVNSLEDYTKEYVYGKLRFKPKSKIDYDDFLTGINNMNATQNFSAISYSFEPNKDGVDLNLNLKENSTRTYLKFGLHYDNLFKSGVLLNLTRKKALLKNDIASLDIVLGDNFRYNLDYYIENGFNLSFGFKSHYIQFNRNIAAGISPTIVNNSDVNNINVDYSDQTNQIYFQSLFVQKFLIGGGLELKYLKIKSGTLANVDPIIDRSSYTSLFGYLKFDSFDNKYFPKKGWYFTGDIQSFLFSSNYTGDFKPFSIAKGDFGVAATLFKNTTIKIQTDAGFSFGQESVPFFNFILGGYGYNTINGFKYLYGYDYMSVVANSYIKSTATLDYEFYKKNHINFSANFANIGNRIFESVDWISIPKYSGYAVGYGLETVIGPIEVKYSWSPEQPKGFTWFSIGFLF; encoded by the coding sequence ATGAGCCCATTCCAGCTGTCCGTTTCAAGCTCTCTGCAAAAAATCTTTTTTTCTAATAAAATAAAAGGAGCTTCTAAGGTCGCTCTTTTTTTTGATGAAAAAATAAATTTGTCGGCATCAAGCCTTTCCACTTCCATCTGGGGCCTAAACTCGGTTGCAAAACAACTATTACATTCTATAGTCTATTCTCTAATTTCTATTTTCTTTTTCTCTACGTCTGCATTCGCACAACAACAAAAAAAGCCAAAAATTGGTTTGGTTTTAAGTGGTGGCGGAGCTAAGGGATTTGCTCACATTGGCGTTCTAAAAGTGCTAGAAGAAGCAGGAATCAAGATAGATTATATTGGCGGAACGAGTATGGGTGCTGTTGTAGGCGGTCTATATGCTTCAGGATATAATGCCGCGCAAATCGATTCGATATTTCAAGCAACCGATTTTACTAAGTTAATAAATGATTTTATTCCCAGATCTTCTAAAAATTTCTACGAGAGACGAAATGAGGAATTATATGCGATTGTGCTGCCCTTTAATAAAATGAAAATAGGAATTCCTGAAGCCTTATCTAAAGGGATGTACAACTACAATTTGTTAAGTAGGATTACCAGAAATGTGCGACATATTAATGATTTTAATAAGCTTCCTATACCGTTTTTATGTATAGGAACTAATATCGAGAATGGAAAAGAAGTGCTATTGAACAAAGGTAATTTAGCACAAGCAATGATTGCGAGTTCGGCATTTCCATCCCTGTTTTCTCCTGTTGAAATAGATGGTGAAATCCTTGTTGATGGTGGAGTTGTGAATAATTACCCTATTGAAGAGGTACGCAAATTAGGTGCAGATATTATTATAGGAGTCGATGTTCAGCATGATTTATTAGATCGAACGCAACTTAAGGATGCTACTAAAATTTTAATCCAAATAACAAATCTACATTCGACAGAACGAATGAAGAAAAACGTATCAAATACGGATATTTATATAAGACCTGACATTACGCAGTATAGCGTGATTTCCTTTGATAAAGGAAAGGAAATAATAACTAAAGGAGAAGAGGCAACATTTGCTGTCTTTGAGGATTTGAAAAAATTAGTGGGAGAATCTGCTCCGTACAAGAAACCTAAGTTAGTATTAATTCCAGATAGTCTAAAAATTAAGGCCATAAAAGTCAATTCTTTAGAGGATTATACTAAGGAATATGTTTATGGAAAATTACGATTTAAACCAAAATCAAAAATAGATTATGATGATTTTCTAACGGGTATTAATAATATGAATGCAACGCAAAACTTTAGTGCAATATCCTATTCATTTGAACCTAATAAAGATGGCGTGGATCTAAACCTGAATTTAAAAGAAAATTCAACTAGGACTTATTTGAAATTTGGATTGCATTATGATAATCTATTTAAAAGTGGTGTTTTGTTAAATTTAACGCGCAAAAAGGCACTTCTAAAAAATGATATAGCGTCATTAGATATTGTTTTAGGTGATAACTTTAGGTATAATTTAGATTATTATATTGAAAATGGTTTTAATCTTAGTTTTGGGTTTAAGTCACATTATATCCAATTCAATAGGAATATTGCGGCAGGAATAAGTCCTACAATTGTAAATAATTCAGATGTTAACAACATCAATGTTGATTATTCTGATCAAACCAATCAAATTTATTTTCAATCTTTATTCGTGCAAAAATTCTTGATAGGAGGAGGGTTAGAGTTGAAGTATTTAAAAATAAAGTCAGGAACCTTAGCTAATGTTGATCCAATAATTGACAGAAGTAGTTATACGAGTTTATTTGGTTACCTAAAATTTGATTCATTTGACAATAAATACTTTCCTAAAAAAGGATGGTATTTTACAGGTGATATTCAATCTTTTTTATTTTCATCTAACTACACTGGTGATTTTAAACCCTTCTCAATTGCAAAAGGAGATTTTGGCGTTGCAGCAACATTATTCAAAAATACTACGATAAAAATACAGACGGATGCCGGTTTTTCTTTTGGTCAGGAAAGTGTTCCTTTTTTCAATTTTATATTAGGAGGATATGGCTATAATACCATAAATGGGTTTAAATATTTGTATGGGTATGATTATATGAGCGTGGTTGCTAATAGTTATATAAAATCGACAGCAACTTTAGATTATGAGTTCTACAAAAAAAACCATATTAATTTTTCAGCAAATTTCGCCAATATAGGCAATCGAATTTTTGAGTCAGTAGATTGGATTTCTATCCCCAAGTATTCTGGTTATGCAGTAGGTTACGGATTAGAAACAGTTATTGGTCCTATAGAAGTAAAGTATAGTTGGTCTCCGGAGCAGCCTAAAGGATTTACCTGGTTTAGTATTGGGTTTTTGTTTTAA
- a CDS encoding 5-formyltetrahydrofolate cyclo-ligase, which translates to MKKSELRPKYKALRKQLSENEIEEMSLAVANKLLALPIWEKTYFHIFLPITEHHEVNTEFILHLLSGKDKEIIISKSDFETRNMTHFLLTDSTKIKKNEYNIPEPVDGIEVPSHKIEVVFVPLLAFDKKGHRVGYGKGFYDKFLSECKPETIKIGLSFFEAEEMIADVFEADVKLDYCLTPEKIYEF; encoded by the coding sequence ATGAAAAAATCAGAATTAAGACCAAAATACAAAGCCTTACGAAAACAACTTTCTGAGAATGAAATCGAGGAAATGAGTTTGGCTGTTGCCAATAAATTACTTGCTCTTCCCATTTGGGAGAAAACCTATTTCCATATTTTTTTACCAATAACGGAACATCATGAAGTAAATACTGAATTTATATTGCATTTACTTTCGGGAAAAGACAAGGAAATTATTATTTCTAAAAGTGATTTCGAGACTAGAAATATGACTCATTTTCTGCTCACTGATAGCACAAAAATTAAAAAAAACGAATATAATATTCCAGAACCTGTTGATGGTATTGAAGTTCCTTCTCATAAAATAGAAGTCGTTTTTGTGCCGCTTTTGGCTTTCGACAAAAAAGGACACCGAGTAGGATACGGAAAAGGATTTTATGATAAATTTCTTTCCGAGTGTAAACCAGAAACCATCAAAATAGGACTTTCCTTCTTTGAAGCTGAAGAAATGATTGCTGATGTTTTTGAAGCTGATGTAAAGTTAGATTATTGTTTGACGCCGGAAAAAATTTATGAATTTTAG
- the hppD gene encoding 4-hydroxyphenylpyruvate dioxygenase encodes MSKEVKSVEYGLEKIFEGAQDFLPLLGTDYVEFYVGNAKQSAHYYKTAFGYQSLAYAGLETGVKDRTSYVLKQDKIRIVLTTPLTQDSPIHEHLKKHGDGVKVAALWVEDATSAYEETMKRGARSFMEPTVEKDEFGEVVRSGIYTYGETVHIFVERKNYKGVFLPGYKEWKSDYNPEPTGLKYIDHMVGNVGWNEMNTWVKFYEEVMGFVNFLSFDDKQINTEYSALMSKVMSNGNGRIKFPINEPAEGKKKSQIEEYLDFYGGPGIQHIAIATDDIIKTVSELKARGIEFLSAPPHTYYQAIPERLGDHMKMMKEDLNEIEKLAIMVDADEEGYLLQIFTKPVQDRPTLFFEIIQRMGAKGFGAGNFKALFESIEREQALRGTL; translated from the coding sequence ATGTCAAAAGAAGTAAAATCAGTAGAATACGGTTTAGAAAAAATATTTGAAGGAGCACAAGATTTCCTTCCATTATTAGGAACTGATTATGTAGAATTCTACGTAGGAAATGCAAAACAGTCAGCACATTATTATAAAACAGCTTTTGGATACCAATCATTGGCGTATGCAGGATTAGAAACTGGCGTAAAGGATAGAACTTCGTATGTGTTGAAACAAGATAAGATTCGTATCGTTTTGACTACACCCTTAACGCAGGATTCTCCGATACATGAACATTTAAAAAAACATGGTGATGGAGTAAAAGTTGCTGCTCTTTGGGTAGAAGATGCTACAAGTGCTTATGAAGAAACAATGAAACGTGGCGCTCGTTCTTTTATGGAGCCAACAGTTGAGAAAGACGAATTTGGTGAAGTAGTACGTTCAGGAATTTATACTTACGGAGAAACTGTTCATATTTTTGTGGAACGCAAAAATTACAAAGGTGTTTTCTTGCCTGGTTACAAAGAATGGAAATCCGATTATAATCCCGAACCAACAGGATTAAAATACATTGATCACATGGTGGGAAATGTGGGTTGGAATGAAATGAATACTTGGGTGAAGTTTTATGAAGAAGTAATGGGGTTCGTGAATTTCCTTTCTTTTGATGACAAACAAATTAATACTGAATATTCGGCGTTGATGAGTAAAGTAATGTCTAATGGAAATGGTAGAATTAAATTCCCAATCAACGAACCAGCGGAAGGAAAGAAAAAATCTCAAATCGAGGAATATCTTGATTTTTATGGTGGTCCTGGAATCCAGCATATCGCTATTGCGACAGATGATATTATCAAAACAGTATCGGAATTAAAAGCAAGAGGAATAGAGTTTTTATCAGCTCCGCCTCATACCTATTATCAAGCAATTCCAGAACGTTTAGGAGATCATATGAAAATGATGAAAGAAGATTTAAACGAAATCGAAAAATTAGCGATTATGGTTGATGCCGATGAAGAGGGTTATTTATTGCAAATCTTTACAAAACCAGTACAAGATAGACCAACGTTGTTTTTTGAAATCATTCAAAGGATGGGAGCTAAAGGTTTTGGCGCAGGTAACTTTAAAGCGCTTTTCGAGTCAATAGAAAGAGAACAGGCATTGCGAGGAACGTTATAA
- a CDS encoding zinc-dependent metalloprotease has product MKKFFILTAATSLLLIPSTQFAQSKKEKQKKTETTVVAPEKKPETTIKEYGKVITKDAKSDYGLFNVHKVDKKYYFEIPNKLLDKDMLLVSRLSKLPSDLGGGYVNAGSETNEQLVVWQRFQDKVLLKVKSYNAVADTSLPISISVKNNNYEPVLFAFDIVAFSADSENTVIDVTKFYSTDVKAISGLSAAMRETYKVKAMDDSRSFITAMKSFPMNIEVVQDFTYNASNPPVMKDAETISIQMNQSMILLPEVPMKPRLADPRVGWFTMNQIDYGSNELKSDSKTFIRRWRLEPKDPEAYARGELVEPIKPIIYYLDPATPEKLRKYIKQGIEEWQKPFETAGFKNAIIAKDPPTKEEDPDFSPEDIRYSVIRYVASTTRNAVGPSVSDPRTGEIIESDVIWYHNHLRSYRNRYLLETGAANPSARTLNTSDEEMGEMMRFVIAHEVGHALGFPHNMGASSAYDVESYRNAAFTQKHGIAASLMDYARFNYIAQPGDKGVRFIRQMGPYDHYALNWGYRVIPNATSPEAEVPTLNKWILEKAGDPIYKYGKQSSSFDPTSQTEDIGNNSMKASTYGLKNLEYVASNLSKWTSDVTNNYEDLDELYKEMLDVWSRYVGHVVTNVGGVYENTKKPNQKGSIYDVVPKVKQQEAMLWLQSNAFDSPTWLVNIATLRNIDYTGYAERFRSLQVRHLNNVLSFDRIQRLMDAEIVGASNYDALDLLQDMRKGIWKEASTASNVSIYRRNLQRAYIERMAFLMNEEIKVGATRDYFNVSQSDIRGLVRGQLNILKGTLATAKSGAANAETKFHYIDCIKRIEKILDPK; this is encoded by the coding sequence ATGAAAAAGTTTTTTATTTTGACTGCTGCAACATCACTTTTGTTAATTCCTTCGACTCAGTTTGCTCAGTCTAAAAAGGAAAAACAGAAGAAAACAGAAACAACAGTAGTTGCACCCGAGAAAAAACCTGAAACCACGATTAAAGAGTATGGAAAAGTAATTACCAAGGACGCTAAATCTGATTATGGTCTTTTCAATGTTCACAAAGTAGATAAGAAATACTATTTTGAAATCCCCAATAAACTCTTAGATAAAGACATGCTTTTAGTTAGTCGTCTTTCTAAATTGCCATCTGATTTGGGCGGAGGCTATGTAAATGCAGGTTCTGAAACTAATGAGCAATTAGTAGTTTGGCAACGTTTTCAAGATAAGGTTCTGCTAAAAGTAAAATCATACAACGCCGTTGCTGATACTAGTTTACCCATTAGTATTTCAGTAAAAAATAATAATTACGAGCCTGTTTTATTTGCTTTTGATATTGTTGCTTTTAGTGCGGATTCTGAAAATACAGTTATTGATGTGACTAAGTTTTATAGTACTGATGTAAAAGCGATCAGCGGTTTATCAGCAGCAATGCGGGAAACGTACAAAGTAAAAGCAATGGATGATTCTCGCAGTTTTATAACGGCTATGAAGAGTTTTCCAATGAATATCGAGGTCGTTCAGGACTTTACTTATAACGCATCAAATCCTCCTGTGATGAAAGATGCTGAAACGATAAGTATCCAAATGAATCAGTCGATGATTTTATTGCCAGAAGTTCCTATGAAACCTCGTTTGGCAGATCCAAGAGTAGGTTGGTTTACGATGAACCAAATTGACTATGGAAGTAATGAATTGAAATCGGATAGTAAAACTTTTATCCGCCGTTGGAGGTTGGAACCAAAAGATCCTGAGGCTTACGCTAGAGGAGAACTAGTTGAGCCAATAAAACCAATAATTTATTATTTGGATCCAGCAACGCCAGAAAAGTTACGCAAATACATCAAGCAAGGAATTGAAGAATGGCAAAAACCGTTTGAAACAGCAGGTTTTAAAAATGCAATCATCGCCAAAGATCCGCCTACTAAGGAAGAAGATCCCGATTTTAGTCCTGAAGATATTCGCTATTCTGTAATTCGTTATGTGGCAAGTACTACTCGAAATGCTGTTGGACCTAGTGTTTCTGATCCAAGAACGGGAGAAATTATAGAGAGTGATGTTATTTGGTACCACAACCATTTACGTTCTTACAGAAATAGATATTTATTAGAAACCGGAGCTGCTAATCCTTCGGCTCGAACTTTAAATACTTCTGATGAAGAAATGGGTGAAATGATGCGTTTTGTGATTGCTCACGAAGTTGGTCATGCACTTGGTTTTCCACATAATATGGGTGCGAGTAGCGCTTATGATGTTGAAAGTTATAGAAATGCTGCTTTCACTCAAAAACATGGAATTGCAGCCAGTTTGATGGATTATGCTCGTTTTAATTATATTGCTCAACCCGGAGATAAAGGCGTTCGTTTCATTCGTCAAATGGGACCTTATGATCATTATGCTTTAAATTGGGGATATCGTGTCATTCCAAATGCAACTTCTCCAGAAGCGGAAGTTCCTACATTAAACAAATGGATATTGGAAAAAGCTGGCGATCCGATATATAAATATGGAAAGCAAAGCAGCTCTTTTGACCCAACTTCACAAACAGAAGATATTGGAAATAATTCGATGAAAGCGAGTACTTATGGACTTAAAAATTTAGAATATGTAGCTTCAAATTTGTCAAAATGGACGAGTGATGTTACCAATAATTATGAAGATTTAGATGAATTGTACAAGGAAATGCTGGATGTTTGGAGTAGGTATGTAGGGCATGTAGTGACGAATGTGGGTGGTGTGTATGAAAATACTAAAAAGCCAAATCAGAAAGGTAGCATTTATGATGTGGTACCAAAAGTGAAACAACAAGAAGCCATGCTTTGGTTGCAAAGTAATGCATTTGATTCTCCTACTTGGTTGGTTAATATTGCTACTTTAAGAAACATCGATTATACAGGATATGCTGAGCGTTTTAGAAGTTTACAGGTAAGACATTTGAATAATGTGTTGAGTTTTGATCGTATCCAAAGATTAATGGATGCTGAAATAGTGGGAGCTAGTAATTACGATGCTTTGGATTTGCTTCAAGACATGCGTAAAGGAATATGGAAAGAAGCCAGTACAGCATCGAATGTTAGTATTTATCGAAGAAACTTGCAGCGTGCCTACATTGAAAGAATGGCTTTCTTAATGAACGAAGAAATAAAAGTTGGTGCAACAAGAGATTATTTCAATGTTTCTCAATCTGATATTAGAGGATTAGTGAGAGGACAATTAAATATTTTGAAAGGGACGCTTGCAACCGCAAAAAGTGGAGCTGCTAATGCAGAAACAAAATTTCATTATATAGACTGTATCAAGAGAATTGAGAAAATATTAGATCCTAAATAA
- the uvrC gene encoding excinuclease ABC subunit UvrC, with product MTPASLALQIQTLPDNPGVYQYYDKEGKILYVGKAKNLKKRVSSYFNKIHDTAKTNVLVKKIVTIKHIVVPTETDALLLENNLIKTLQPRYNVLLRDDKSYPWLCIKKEPFSRIFATRRMVKDGSEYFGPYTSFKTVSTILELIKELYPLRTCNYDLSKSNIESGKFKVCLEYHIGNCMGPCEGYETLENYQKQVDAIREILKGNFKESMKDFKRVMTNLAAEMHFEEAQKIKEKIEILENYQSRSTIVNPKITNIDVFSIVSDESAAYVNFLQISHGSIIRSHTMEIKKKLDETDQELLELAIIELRERFYLLSREIVVPFAVEVGENVKVTVPQLGDKKQILDLSIRNAKFYRIEQLKQLQIVDPDRHTKRIMAQMQKDLRLPVEPRHIECFDNSNIQGTNPVSACVVFKDGKPSKKDYRHFNIKTVEGPDDFASMTEVVYRRYKRLLDENEPLPDLIIIDGGKGQLSAALKSIDELGLRGKITILGIAKRLEELFYPGDSVPLYLDKRSETLKIIQQLRNEAHRFGITHHRDKRSKAALNSSIESIPGIGEKTMLTLIQHFKSVKRLKLATENEISDVIGVSKAKKIVEFYKNN from the coding sequence ATGACTCCAGCATCTTTAGCGCTCCAAATCCAAACTTTACCAGACAATCCCGGCGTATATCAATATTACGACAAGGAAGGGAAAATTTTATATGTAGGCAAAGCCAAAAATTTAAAAAAAAGAGTTTCTTCCTATTTCAATAAAATTCACGATACGGCTAAAACCAATGTGCTTGTAAAAAAAATTGTTACGATAAAGCATATTGTTGTTCCCACGGAAACCGATGCGCTTTTGTTAGAAAACAATTTAATAAAAACCTTGCAACCACGCTATAATGTACTGTTGCGAGATGATAAAAGTTATCCTTGGTTGTGTATCAAGAAAGAACCGTTCTCCCGCATTTTTGCAACAAGAAGAATGGTCAAAGATGGCTCAGAATATTTTGGGCCGTACACTAGTTTCAAGACCGTAAGCACTATTTTAGAACTTATAAAAGAACTGTATCCACTGCGCACGTGCAATTATGATTTAAGTAAAAGCAATATCGAAAGCGGAAAATTTAAGGTTTGTCTCGAATATCATATTGGCAATTGCATGGGGCCATGCGAAGGCTATGAAACGCTCGAAAATTATCAAAAACAGGTAGATGCTATTCGAGAAATTCTCAAAGGAAACTTCAAAGAAAGTATGAAAGATTTCAAACGTGTTATGACAAATCTCGCCGCTGAAATGCACTTTGAAGAAGCTCAAAAAATTAAGGAAAAGATCGAGATTCTAGAAAATTACCAGTCGCGTTCTACAATTGTAAACCCAAAAATCACCAACATAGATGTCTTTTCAATCGTTTCTGATGAAAGTGCTGCCTACGTCAACTTCCTCCAAATTTCCCACGGTTCCATTATTCGTTCCCACACTATGGAAATCAAAAAGAAGCTCGACGAAACAGATCAGGAATTACTCGAACTCGCCATTATCGAACTACGTGAGCGTTTTTATTTATTGTCTCGCGAAATCGTAGTCCCGTTTGCAGTAGAAGTAGGTGAGAATGTAAAAGTGACTGTTCCGCAACTAGGCGACAAAAAGCAAATTCTAGATCTGTCTATAAGAAATGCAAAGTTCTACCGAATCGAACAACTGAAACAATTGCAAATTGTAGATCCAGATAGACACACCAAACGCATTATGGCGCAAATGCAAAAAGACTTGCGCTTGCCAGTAGAACCGCGCCATATTGAATGTTTTGATAACTCTAATATTCAGGGAACAAATCCCGTTTCGGCCTGCGTCGTTTTCAAGGACGGTAAACCCAGTAAGAAAGATTACCGCCATTTTAATATAAAAACCGTTGAAGGTCCTGACGATTTTGCCTCCATGACCGAAGTGGTTTATAGAAGATACAAACGATTGCTGGACGAGAACGAACCACTTCCTGATTTGATTATTATCGATGGTGGAAAAGGGCAGTTATCAGCAGCACTCAAGAGTATCGATGAACTTGGTTTGAGAGGAAAAATCACGATTTTGGGGATTGCAAAACGTCTCGAAGAACTATTTTATCCCGGAGATTCCGTTCCTCTTTATCTCGACAAAAGATCGGAAACGCTCAAGATTATTCAGCAATTGCGTAACGAAGCACACCGTTTCGGAATCACTCATCACCGCGACAAAAGGAGTAAAGCTGCGCTTAATTCCTCTATAGAAAGTATTCCCGGCATTGGCGAAAAAACGATGTTGACCTTAATTCAGCACTTTAAAAGTGTTAAAAGATTGAAATTAGCCACAGAAAACGAAATTTCAGACGTTATAGGAGTATCAAAAGCCAAAAAAATTGTCGAATTTTACAAGAATAATTAG
- a CDS encoding succinylglutamate desuccinylase/aspartoacylase family protein, whose product MKISTAPIVLFGESIMPGENKTINVEIARLHTATKLNMPIIVRRSKFEGPTVLFSAGIHGDEINGVEIVRQLIRKKINKPKRGTIICIPIINVYGFINKSREFPDGRDLNRVFPGSKAGSLASRFAFHILEQIMPIVNYAVDFHAGGASRFNVAQIRIAPTNADLKVLADAFNAPFTLFSRNIVGSFRNSSERMNVKMLLFEGGKSLDINTEIANEGVNGAKRLLSHLDMLDPKHVVNKQDSNTIYIEKSGWIRAKCSGLLHDYNMIGKFVNKGTVLAIITDPYGKFERKVKAPNDGYIINANHSPIVYEGDAIYHLSNTVDAEEGE is encoded by the coding sequence ATGAAAATTAGCACTGCTCCTATTGTTCTTTTTGGCGAAAGTATTATGCCAGGAGAAAACAAAACCATAAATGTCGAAATCGCCAGATTGCACACTGCCACTAAATTGAACATGCCTATAATAGTTCGACGCTCTAAATTTGAAGGGCCAACTGTGCTTTTTTCTGCAGGAATTCATGGTGACGAAATTAATGGAGTTGAAATTGTGCGGCAGCTGATTCGCAAAAAAATAAATAAACCAAAGCGGGGAACAATTATTTGCATTCCCATCATTAATGTTTACGGATTCATCAATAAATCGAGAGAATTTCCAGACGGGCGCGATTTGAATCGGGTTTTTCCAGGAAGTAAAGCAGGTTCGTTAGCTAGTAGATTTGCTTTTCATATTCTAGAACAAATAATGCCAATCGTAAATTATGCAGTCGATTTTCATGCGGGTGGAGCCAGCCGATTCAATGTGGCTCAAATCAGAATAGCTCCTACTAATGCAGATTTAAAAGTTTTGGCAGATGCTTTTAACGCGCCTTTTACCTTATTTTCTAGAAATATAGTGGGATCATTTAGGAATTCGAGTGAACGAATGAATGTGAAAATGTTACTTTTTGAAGGTGGAAAATCACTCGACATCAATACCGAAATCGCTAATGAAGGTGTAAACGGCGCAAAACGTTTGCTGTCTCATTTAGACATGTTAGACCCAAAACACGTTGTAAACAAACAAGATTCCAACACTATTTACATTGAAAAATCAGGCTGGATACGAGCCAAATGTTCTGGATTATTGCATGATTACAATATGATTGGTAAATTTGTTAATAAAGGAACCGTGCTCGCGATAATAACTGATCCTTATGGAAAATTTGAGCGTAAAGTAAAAGCACCAAACGACGGATATATCATAAATGCTAATCATTCTCCTATTGTATATGAAGGCGATGCCATTTATCATTTATCAAATACTGTTGATGCCGAGGAAGGGGAATAA